From Woronichinia naegeliana WA131, the proteins below share one genomic window:
- a CDS encoding ABC transporter substrate-binding protein translates to MSQKKETLILLLSLCLTLGAVGIGVKLLMPSPSGITQSSQNPGQQETDLRQRMSYGERSLIPSPTNIHKSVAIQAFAEGNFPKAIAEFQQYLQLVPNDPEALIYLNNAKISKNALAFVVSVPIGKDLNGSQELLRGVAQAQTEINQKGGIKGVPLKILIANDDDDVGIAQQLGQQWVKNPEILGVIGHFGSNTTIETAKNVYEPQGLPMISPTSTSTEISELGNYIFRTVPSDLFAGNALANYMLKDLKKTKAAVFYNSQSSYSKSLKNVFTTALLGNGGEVTLEADLMAADFNPVEAVKQAKSQGAQVLMLAMNTSSVDKALLVIQANQGQLPLLGGDSAYRPQLLQSGGKNAVGMVVAIPWHVLAHPNSPFVQEAAQLWKTSNVNWRTAMAYDAAQAFITALGQDPSRQGIQKALSSPTFTAPGASGNVRFLPSGDRNQSVQLVIVQPGERSGFGYDFVPVNSNSKFRM, encoded by the coding sequence ATGAGTCAAAAAAAAGAAACCTTAATCCTGTTGCTTTCTCTCTGTTTAACCCTGGGGGCAGTGGGCATAGGCGTTAAGTTGTTAATGCCATCTCCTAGTGGGATAACTCAGTCTTCGCAAAATCCAGGGCAGCAAGAGACTGATTTAAGGCAACGTATGAGCTATGGAGAACGATCTCTGATTCCTAGCCCCACAAATATTCATAAAAGTGTCGCGATCCAAGCCTTTGCAGAGGGGAATTTTCCCAAGGCGATCGCCGAATTTCAACAATATTTACAGCTTGTTCCCAACGATCCAGAGGCTTTAATTTATCTGAATAATGCCAAAATTAGCAAAAATGCCTTAGCTTTTGTGGTTTCTGTTCCCATTGGTAAGGATCTCAATGGTTCTCAAGAACTGTTGCGAGGGGTGGCTCAAGCCCAAACGGAAATTAATCAAAAGGGTGGTATTAAGGGAGTTCCCCTCAAAATTTTGATTGCTAATGATGACGATGACGTTGGTATAGCCCAACAATTAGGACAGCAGTGGGTTAAGAATCCAGAAATTTTAGGGGTGATAGGTCATTTTGGCAGTAATACGACGATTGAAACGGCGAAGAATGTCTATGAACCCCAAGGTTTACCGATGATCTCACCGACCAGTACTTCGACGGAAATTTCAGAACTGGGTAATTATATTTTTCGGACAGTCCCCAGTGATTTGTTTGCCGGCAATGCTCTCGCTAACTATATGTTAAAAGATCTGAAAAAAACGAAAGCCGCCGTTTTTTATAATTCCCAAAGTAGCTACAGTAAATCCTTGAAAAATGTTTTTACCACCGCTTTGTTGGGGAATGGGGGAGAAGTGACCCTGGAGGCCGATTTGATGGCGGCTGATTTTAATCCGGTTGAAGCGGTCAAACAGGCTAAGTCCCAGGGAGCGCAGGTTTTAATGTTAGCGATGAATACCTCTAGTGTCGATAAAGCGTTATTGGTGATTCAAGCTAATCAAGGACAATTACCTCTTCTCGGTGGGGATAGTGCCTATAGACCTCAACTTTTGCAAAGTGGTGGCAAAAATGCGGTCGGGATGGTGGTGGCGATTCCCTGGCACGTTCTGGCCCATCCCAATAGTCCTTTTGTACAAGAAGCAGCCCAGCTTTGGAAAACCAGCAATGTGAATTGGCGAACGGCGATGGCCTACGATGCCGCCCAGGCCTTTATTACCGCTTTGGGACAAGATCCTTCTCGTCAAGGCATTCAAAAAGCTTTATCGAGTCCCACTTTTACTGCGCCTGGAGCGAGTGGTAATGTGCGTTTTCTCCCTTCCGGCGATCGCAATCAATCGGTTCAGCTTGTGATTGTTCAACCAGGAGAGCGATCGGGCTTTGGTTATGATTTTGTGCCGGTGAACAGCAATTCCAAATTCAGAATGTAG
- a CDS encoding EAL domain-containing protein — protein MSSILIVDDEPENFDVIEVLLNDQDYSLHYSASGQEALSFLNAIKPDLILLDVMMPGLDGIEVCQRIKAMPQWEGVPIIMVTALTNKTDLAQCLSAGADDFISKPVNRLELKARVRSMLRIHEQYQQLAHFNANLEAKVKQRTAQLQSMIFRDSLTKLPSRTFLLQKLVEQCQFEPRSFAILSLDCDQFKLVNGSFGHEVGNQLLIAIADRLQQHLRSGDVLARLGEDEFGFLLQQIETKEALESFIQDILHSFHTPFSIANCDIFMTVSIGVALDNGKSQLPEAFLQDADTAMYQAKLRGKGSYQIFDSQMHLAMVTRLNLENDLQRALENQEFVLYYQPIIHLQTQKCAGFEALVRWQHPERGMIAPIEFIPCLEATGLIVNVDLFVLKQACEQLQTWQQKGWTDLSMSVNLSVRQFGSQTLLADIDRILAETQIQPSHLKLEITESAIMENAEMAIHLTEKLRSRQIQISIDDFGTGYSSLSYLHRFPVDNLKIDRSFVKEIQDHNRNYHVVNTILALSQQLNLSVIAEGIETPQQQQWLQTLGCEFGQGYLFSKPLPAAEIEKQYLNR, from the coding sequence ATGTCTTCTATTCTGATCGTTGATGATGAACCCGAAAACTTTGATGTCATCGAAGTCCTTTTAAATGATCAGGATTATTCTCTACATTATTCTGCTAGTGGTCAAGAGGCGCTTAGTTTTCTCAACGCGATTAAGCCCGATCTGATTTTGCTAGATGTGATGATGCCGGGATTGGATGGCATAGAAGTCTGCCAACGCATTAAAGCTATGCCGCAATGGGAAGGAGTCCCCATTATTATGGTTACGGCTCTTACCAACAAGACTGATTTGGCTCAATGTTTAAGTGCTGGAGCCGATGATTTTATTAGTAAACCCGTTAATCGTTTGGAGTTAAAAGCGAGGGTGCGCTCCATGTTACGTATCCATGAACAGTATCAGCAATTAGCTCATTTTAATGCCAATTTAGAAGCCAAGGTCAAACAGCGAACGGCTCAATTACAGTCCATGATTTTTCGGGATTCTCTGACCAAGCTTCCCAGTCGAACTTTCTTGCTACAAAAATTGGTGGAGCAATGTCAATTCGAGCCAAGATCTTTTGCCATTCTGTCCCTAGACTGTGATCAGTTCAAGTTGGTTAATGGTTCCTTTGGTCACGAGGTTGGTAATCAGTTACTGATCGCGATCGCCGACCGTTTACAACAGCATTTGCGATCGGGAGATGTTTTAGCCCGTTTGGGAGAAGATGAATTTGGTTTTTTATTGCAACAGATTGAGACAAAAGAAGCGTTAGAGAGCTTTATTCAAGACATTTTGCACAGTTTTCATACTCCCTTTTCCATTGCCAACTGTGATATTTTTATGACCGTTTCGATTGGGGTAGCTCTGGACAATGGCAAGAGTCAACTACCGGAAGCATTCCTCCAGGATGCTGATACTGCTATGTACCAAGCCAAGTTACGGGGCAAGGGCAGTTATCAAATTTTTGACTCCCAGATGCACCTGGCCATGGTAACTCGTTTAAATCTGGAAAATGACTTACAACGTGCCCTCGAAAATCAAGAATTTGTTCTTTATTATCAGCCGATCATCCATCTACAAACCCAAAAATGTGCCGGTTTTGAGGCTTTAGTCCGATGGCAACATCCTGAACGAGGCATGATTGCTCCGATTGAGTTTATCCCCTGTTTAGAAGCCACTGGCTTAATTGTCAATGTAGATCTTTTTGTTTTGAAGCAAGCCTGTGAACAACTCCAAACTTGGCAACAAAAAGGCTGGACAGATCTCAGTATGAGTGTCAATCTTTCGGTACGACAGTTTGGAAGCCAGACCTTATTAGCTGATATTGATCGCATTTTGGCAGAAACTCAAATTCAGCCCTCCCATCTCAAACTTGAAATTACCGAAAGCGCGATTATGGAAAATGCAGAAATGGCAATTCACTTAACCGAAAAACTGCGATCGCGCCAGATTCAAATTAGCATTGATGATTTTGGTACAGGGTATTCTTCCCTCAGTTATTTACATCGTTTTCCAGTGGATAATCTTAAAATTGATCGCTCTTTTGTTAAGGAGATTCAAGATCATAATCGCAATTATCATGTTGTGAATACGATTCTGGCCCTCAGTCAACAATTGAACTTGTCGGTGATTGCCGAAGGGATCGAAACTCCCCAACAGCAGCAATGGCTCCAAACGTTGGGCTGTGAATTTGGCCAAGGCTATTTATTTTCTAAACCCCTGCCAGCCGCAGAGATTGAAAAACAGTATCTGAATCGGTAG
- a CDS encoding hybrid sensor histidine kinase/response regulator: MNVPSIFVIDDEPDNFDVIETFLSDADYQLHYAASGQEALILLNTFSPDLILLDVMMPGLDGIEVCQQLKAKSQWQAIPIIMVTALTSKEDLSRCLEAGADDFISKPVNRFELRARVKSMLRIKQQYDRIQEFSVIQRDTINILGQNLEELTGNLAVSLSHELNTPLNGIIGVIEVLKDNIQDMEITEVREILSWADQSANRLNELTKKFLLYLQLEITVSQHKDLGTAQTRFSAADIKMALEIHAKSYERNKDLKFELKEATLSLPEKYLSILLKELVDNALKYSACGTEIQIKSQIIDGMLNISIHDWGRGMTAYQISRIDAFRQFERKEHQQPGIGIGLKIVMKIVQLAGGHFSIQSVYKRETKVTISLPIIGN; the protein is encoded by the coding sequence ATGAATGTACCATCGATTTTTGTCATTGATGATGAACCAGATAACTTTGATGTCATTGAAACTTTTTTGAGTGATGCCGACTATCAATTGCACTATGCAGCGAGTGGTCAAGAAGCCCTGATTTTACTCAATACTTTTAGTCCAGACCTAATTCTCCTGGATGTGATGATGCCAGGTTTAGACGGAATTGAAGTTTGCCAACAACTTAAAGCCAAATCTCAATGGCAAGCCATTCCTATTATCATGGTCACGGCCTTAACGTCTAAGGAAGATTTATCACGGTGCTTGGAAGCTGGAGCCGATGACTTTATCAGTAAACCCGTCAATCGTTTTGAATTGCGGGCTAGGGTCAAATCGATGTTACGCATCAAACAGCAATATGATCGGATTCAAGAGTTCTCTGTCATTCAACGAGACACCATTAACATCCTAGGACAAAATTTAGAAGAATTAACGGGCAATTTGGCCGTTAGTTTATCCCATGAACTGAATACTCCCCTCAATGGCATTATCGGCGTAATTGAAGTGCTGAAGGATAATATTCAAGACATGGAAATTACCGAAGTACGGGAAATACTAAGTTGGGCAGATCAATCGGCCAATCGCCTTAATGAACTAACCAAAAAATTCCTGCTGTATTTACAATTGGAAATAACCGTCAGTCAGCACAAAGATCTGGGAACGGCTCAAACGCGATTTTCGGCGGCTGATATTAAGATGGCTTTGGAAATTCATGCCAAAAGCTATGAACGCAATAAAGATCTAAAATTTGAGCTTAAGGAAGCCACCCTATCTTTGCCCGAAAAATATTTATCGATCCTACTGAAAGAATTAGTCGATAATGCCTTGAAATATTCTGCTTGTGGCACCGAGATCCAGATTAAAAGCCAGATTATCGACGGGATGCTGAATATCTCCATTCATGATTGGGGACGAGGGATGACAGCCTATCAAATTTCTAGAATTGATGCCTTTAGACAATTTGAGCGCAAGGAGCATCAACAACCAGGTATCGGGATTGGTTTAAAAATCGTGATGAAAATTGTTCAACTGGCTGGCGGTCATTTCTCTATTCAGAGTGTCTATAAGCGAGAAACAAAGGTAACAATTTCTCTCCCCATTATTGGCAATTAG
- a CDS encoding ATP-binding protein, with protein sequence MIQAQASQKQIQVELKLPPNLPDLVIDERRIRQVLINLLSNAVKFTPKGGQITLEVRPFSPPQSFLRLAVMDTGIGIATENISKLFQPFVQLDGALNRQYEGTGLGLALVKRLVELHGGRVGVRSEVGQGSCFTVDLPCQDCLDWVSIPDPLAELSMTLSQSKPEKAALILLAEDNEANLITISSYLTAKGFILLLARNGKEAIALSQSQKPDLILMDIQMPDLDGLEAIKQIRLDPNLAKIPIIALTALAMPSDRDRCLTAGANDYLSKPVKMKELVKAIHNLLES encoded by the coding sequence TTGATCCAAGCCCAGGCATCCCAGAAACAAATTCAAGTAGAGCTAAAATTACCGCCTAATTTACCTGACTTAGTGATTGATGAGCGACGGATTCGCCAAGTCCTGATCAATCTGCTGAGTAATGCGGTTAAATTTACACCCAAGGGAGGACAGATTACCCTAGAAGTCAGACCATTTTCTCCGCCTCAATCCTTTTTACGTCTCGCAGTCATGGATACAGGCATTGGTATTGCTACCGAAAATATCAGCAAACTGTTTCAGCCCTTTGTACAGCTTGATGGGGCCTTAAATCGTCAATATGAGGGAACGGGCTTGGGACTAGCGCTTGTCAAACGTCTGGTAGAACTTCATGGTGGGCGGGTGGGGGTTAGGAGTGAGGTTGGTCAGGGGAGTTGCTTTACGGTGGATCTTCCCTGTCAGGATTGTTTAGATTGGGTTTCAATCCCTGATCCCTTGGCCGAGCTATCTATGACGCTGAGTCAGTCAAAACCCGAAAAAGCCGCTTTAATTCTGTTGGCCGAGGATAATGAAGCCAATTTAATCACCATTTCCAGTTATCTCACTGCCAAAGGCTTTATCCTACTCCTCGCCAGAAACGGGAAAGAGGCGATCGCCCTCAGTCAGTCCCAAAAACCCGATTTGATCCTGATGGACATTCAAATGCCCGATTTAGACGGTTTAGAGGCGATTAAACAGATTCGTCTAGATCCAAACCTTGCTAAAATTCCGATCATTGCCTTAACAGCCCTGGCCATGCCGAGCGATCGCGATCGTTGTTTGACTGCGGGAGCGAATGATTATTTGAGTAAGCCTGTTAAAATGAAAGAGTTAGTAAAGGCGATTCATAACCTTTTGGAAAGTTAG
- a CDS encoding response regulator — MATFSIAYHSLRNSLERQVQQRAESITEGLEFASEGLIERQDVYLVERLVQNYATLPTVIEVSIVAPDGMILAHSDAFAIQNRATSYAQLRPTLAAAQHEASQNGIETNIRTTLDGQPVVVQMLPFSGTLFTPQNPHSPSPTQHRGVAISVMNLQEMEQDALQGALSLVWVLIISGGMILLFMGWLIQHLVLSPLDKINGAIAKSEHQEKFLLPRLPNNEIGFLGTTLASVFEQVKAYKQMELAIAERKYAEVAQRYELATRAAKIWVWDWHMQSDEFLLDQGIQEWLGYADLALPAHFNDWIEYIYHEDRDCFLETLHLHLNDKTPEFSCEHRLLQMNGTPTWFLSRGRVLGAVGDQALRLIGTITDIAERKQAEAQLQITNAELVRANRLKDEFLANMSHELRTPLNAILGMTEGLQEKVFGMINSEQLKALQTIERSSSHLLSLINDILDLAKIGAGQLELDCSAIAVASLCNSSLAFIKQQALNKRIQLESKLPSHLPALLVDERRVRQVLINLLNNAVKFTPEGGQIILEVTPLRPPQTIDPLPPPFLELAVIDTGIGIAAENIDKLFQPFIQIDGALNRQYEGTGLGLSLVKRLVELHGGQVGVTSELGVGSRFTMTLPCTESQPIRASANFPSEADSSSNVPVLKTSEMSAVILLAEDNDANVRTISSYLKAKGYQLIFAKDGEEAIALAQSAQPDLILMDIQMPKLDGLEAIKQIRLAPLSASIPIIALTAFAMVNDRDRCLAAGANDYLSKPVKMKQLVTTIQQLLEQQN, encoded by the coding sequence TTGGCAACTTTTTCAATCGCCTATCATTCTTTGCGAAATAGTTTAGAACGGCAAGTTCAACAACGGGCAGAGAGTATCACGGAAGGTTTGGAATTTGCCTCAGAAGGACTGATTGAACGGCAGGATGTCTATCTGGTGGAACGCTTAGTTCAAAACTATGCCACCCTACCAACGGTAATTGAAGTGTCTATTGTCGCCCCTGACGGTATGATTCTGGCTCATAGTGATGCCTTTGCGATTCAAAATCGTGCTACCTCCTATGCCCAACTGCGTCCGACTCTAGCCGCCGCTCAACACGAAGCTTCCCAAAATGGCATTGAAACGAATATTCGCACGACCCTGGATGGTCAACCAGTAGTAGTTCAAATGCTGCCATTTAGTGGCACTTTATTTACGCCTCAGAATCCGCATTCCCCGTCCCCAACCCAGCATCGAGGGGTGGCGATCTCCGTGATGAATCTTCAAGAAATGGAACAGGATGCCCTACAAGGTGCGCTTTCACTGGTTTGGGTCTTGATCATCAGTGGCGGGATGATTTTGTTATTTATGGGCTGGCTGATTCAACATTTAGTTCTCTCTCCCTTGGACAAAATTAACGGAGCGATCGCCAAAAGTGAACATCAAGAAAAATTTTTACTGCCTCGCCTACCTAACAATGAAATTGGTTTTTTGGGGACAACCCTAGCCTCTGTCTTTGAACAGGTAAAAGCTTACAAACAGATGGAATTGGCGATCGCCGAACGTAAATATGCAGAAGTTGCCCAACGCTATGAACTGGCAACCCGTGCCGCGAAGATCTGGGTCTGGGATTGGCATATGCAGAGCGACGAGTTTCTCTTGGATCAAGGGATTCAGGAATGGCTAGGGTATGCCGATTTAGCCTTACCCGCCCACTTTAACGATTGGATAGAATACATTTATCACGAAGATCGAGACTGCTTTTTAGAAACCCTGCATTTGCACTTAAACGATAAAACGCCCGAATTTTCCTGCGAACATCGACTCCTCCAGATGAATGGAACCCCCACTTGGTTTTTATCCAGGGGACGTGTTCTTGGGGCAGTCGGGGATCAAGCCCTGAGATTAATTGGAACGATTACTGATATTGCAGAACGGAAACAAGCGGAGGCTCAGTTACAAATAACCAATGCAGAATTGGTTCGTGCCAATCGTTTGAAGGATGAATTTTTGGCCAATATGAGCCATGAACTTCGTACTCCCCTCAATGCCATTCTCGGCATGACCGAAGGACTTCAGGAAAAAGTTTTTGGGATGATTAACTCAGAACAACTCAAGGCACTGCAAACCATTGAGCGCAGTAGTTCTCATTTATTATCTTTGATTAACGATATTCTGGATCTGGCCAAAATTGGAGCCGGTCAACTTGAATTAGACTGTAGCGCGATCGCGGTTGCCTCCCTTTGTAACTCCAGTCTGGCCTTTATTAAACAACAGGCCCTCAATAAACGTATCCAATTAGAGAGCAAATTACCGTCCCATTTGCCAGCCCTGTTAGTGGATGAACGGCGTGTCCGCCAGGTTTTGATCAATCTTCTCAACAATGCAGTCAAATTTACCCCAGAGGGTGGCCAGATTATCCTCGAAGTGACCCCCCTTAGGCCTCCCCAGACCATTGATCCCCTTCCTCCTCCCTTTTTAGAACTGGCGGTCATTGATACCGGCATCGGCATTGCGGCGGAAAATATCGACAAACTGTTTCAACCCTTTATCCAAATTGATGGCGCGCTCAATCGGCAATATGAGGGGACAGGTCTGGGACTATCTTTGGTTAAACGCTTGGTTGAACTGCATGGTGGGCAGGTGGGGGTCACTAGTGAGCTAGGGGTGGGCAGTCGCTTTACCATGACCCTTCCCTGTACTGAATCTCAGCCCATCAGGGCTTCTGCAAATTTTCCGTCCGAAGCGGATAGTTCCTCTAATGTCCCCGTTCTGAAAACATCGGAAATGTCAGCCGTGATTCTTTTAGCTGAGGACAATGATGCTAACGTTAGGACGATTTCAAGTTATTTAAAGGCCAAGGGCTATCAGTTGATTTTTGCAAAAGATGGAGAAGAAGCGATCGCGTTGGCCCAATCTGCCCAGCCGGATCTAATTTTAATGGATATTCAAATGCCTAAGCTAGACGGTTTAGAAGCGATCAAACAAATTCGTCTGGCCCCTCTATCCGCATCGATTCCTATTATTGCCTTAACAGCTTTTGCCATGGTTAATGATCGCGATCGCTGTTTAGCGGCGGGAGCCAATGACTATTTAAGTAAGCCCGTTAAAATGAAACAACTGGTTACGACCATTCAACAGCTTTTAGAACAGCAAAATTAA
- a CDS encoding ABC transporter substrate-binding protein, with amino-acid sequence MIKFKFFRFLMLFCLVGTIAIALKGCGFEQTQSLKVFKVGLNTWPGYQIALYAKEAGIYRQHGLDVKFIRFNNQQDNIRATMRGSQDVSFAPLSEVMQVDWNQEKPVFVMVVDISAGSDGIAARPKLTSVKDLKGKKVSAKFSTVSHLILLEALKANNLKPTDVEIVDVANERGAALIKQGKIDAAVLWEPLLTDTAKAVGGKVIHTTADLDSLVIDGLATRASLIADKQDELIQFIEAWFETMEAVNKQPQVVFATVAKQLGVTPETFATDFQGLKKGDLEMNRRMFVEGRLEEAYQQTRQLLLSDLRHGRIVRNDVKIDAGPITKATRNWQQ; translated from the coding sequence ATGATTAAATTTAAGTTTTTTCGTTTCCTAATGCTATTTTGCCTAGTAGGAACAATTGCGATCGCCCTGAAAGGTTGTGGTTTTGAGCAAACTCAATCCTTAAAAGTCTTTAAGGTCGGACTCAATACTTGGCCCGGCTATCAAATCGCCCTATACGCCAAAGAAGCGGGTATTTATCGTCAACATGGGCTAGATGTTAAATTCATCCGCTTTAACAATCAACAAGATAATATTCGCGCCACCATGCGCGGTTCCCAGGATGTCAGTTTTGCGCCCTTGTCCGAAGTCATGCAAGTGGATTGGAATCAGGAAAAACCCGTTTTTGTCATGGTAGTGGATATTTCCGCCGGTTCAGATGGCATTGCTGCTCGCCCGAAGCTCACCTCAGTCAAGGACTTAAAAGGGAAAAAAGTCAGTGCTAAATTTAGCACCGTATCCCACTTAATTCTACTAGAAGCCCTTAAGGCGAATAACCTCAAACCCACCGACGTAGAGATTGTCGATGTGGCCAATGAGCGAGGAGCCGCTCTCATCAAACAGGGCAAAATTGATGCGGCTGTCCTTTGGGAACCCCTGTTAACGGATACAGCCAAGGCCGTTGGTGGCAAGGTAATTCATACCACTGCTGATCTTGATAGTTTAGTGATTGATGGCTTGGCAACTCGCGCCAGTCTTATTGCCGATAAACAGGATGAATTGATCCAATTTATTGAAGCCTGGTTTGAGACGATGGAGGCGGTTAATAAGCAACCACAAGTCGTTTTTGCTACTGTAGCCAAACAATTAGGCGTAACCCCAGAGACCTTTGCAACGGATTTCCAGGGACTTAAAAAAGGCGATCTAGAGATGAATCGTCGGATGTTTGTGGAAGGAAGATTAGAGGAGGCCTATCAACAAACTCGCCAGCTATTATTGTCCGATCTTCGACATGGGCGAATTGTACGTAACGATGTAAAAATTGATGCTGGCCCGATTACCAAAGCAACTCGCAATTGGCAGCAATGA
- the smpB gene encoding SsrA-binding protein SmpB, which translates to MGNQNDTFKLISDNRQARHLYEILETYEAGIELKGTEVKSIRAGKVNLRDGYALLRNGEAWLINVHISPYDASSAYFNHDPRRTRKLLLHGREIRKLIGQVEQKGLTLVPLKMYMKGSFVKVSLGLGKGKKLHDKRDAIKKRDDQRDMARAMKR; encoded by the coding sequence ATGGGTAATCAAAACGACACCTTTAAATTAATCAGCGACAATCGCCAAGCCCGTCACCTCTACGAGATTCTAGAAACCTACGAAGCCGGAATTGAACTCAAAGGAACGGAAGTAAAGTCGATTCGAGCGGGCAAAGTGAATTTGCGGGATGGCTACGCGCTGTTGCGGAACGGTGAAGCCTGGCTAATTAATGTTCATATTTCTCCCTACGATGCCAGTAGCGCGTATTTTAATCACGATCCTCGACGTACCCGTAAACTCTTACTGCACGGTCGGGAAATTCGCAAACTGATTGGTCAAGTTGAACAAAAAGGGCTAACCCTAGTTCCTCTTAAAATGTATATGAAGGGCAGTTTTGTGAAAGTGTCCCTGGGTTTAGGGAAAGGTAAAAAGTTACACGACAAACGGGATGCGATCAAAAAGCGTGATGATCAACGGGATATGGCAAGGGCGATGAAGCGTTAG
- a CDS encoding branched-chain amino acid ABC transporter permease, which produces MEIPQLIFNGIAVGSIIALAAVGLTLTYGILRLSNFAHGDFMTLGAYLAWLANTSGVNLWLSMGLGAAGTAMAMLLSEWLLWKPMRDHRASPTTLIIISIGLALFLRNGILFIWGGNNQNYVGPIIPAQEFLGLKLEYNRIIVIGLAIAAMVALHLLLQKTKIGKAMRAVADNIDLARVSGINVEWVVIWTWIITAVLTALGGSMYGLITTIKPNMGWFLILPMFASVILGGIGNPYGAIAGGLIIGIAQEVSVPWFGPDYKMGVALLIMIVILLIRPQGLFKGTT; this is translated from the coding sequence ATGGAAATACCTCAACTGATTTTTAATGGCATTGCTGTGGGCAGTATTATTGCTCTAGCGGCGGTCGGACTAACCTTAACCTATGGCATTTTAAGGCTTTCTAACTTTGCTCATGGTGATTTTATGACCCTGGGAGCCTATTTGGCCTGGTTAGCCAATACCAGTGGGGTGAATCTCTGGCTATCAATGGGTTTAGGGGCAGCAGGAACGGCGATGGCCATGTTACTGTCCGAGTGGTTACTGTGGAAACCCATGCGCGATCACCGAGCTAGTCCGACCACCTTGATTATTATTTCCATTGGACTGGCGTTGTTTTTACGCAATGGTATTTTGTTTATTTGGGGCGGCAATAACCAAAATTACGTGGGGCCAATTATTCCAGCTCAGGAATTTTTAGGCTTAAAACTTGAGTATAATCGCATTATTGTTATTGGTTTGGCGATCGCCGCGATGGTGGCGTTACATTTGCTCTTACAAAAAACCAAAATTGGTAAGGCGATGCGGGCAGTGGCCGACAATATCGATTTAGCACGGGTATCGGGCATCAATGTGGAATGGGTCGTGATCTGGACTTGGATTATTACGGCGGTACTAACGGCTTTGGGCGGTTCCATGTATGGGCTGATTACGACCATTAAACCCAATATGGGTTGGTTTTTGATCTTACCAATGTTTGCTTCTGTCATTCTCGGCGGCATTGGCAATCCCTATGGAGCGATCGCCGGAGGTTTAATTATCGGTATTGCCCAGGAGGTCAGTGTGCCTTGGTTTGGCCCCGATTACAAAATGGGGGTAGCGTTACTGATTATGATTGTTATTCTTTTAATTCGTCCCCAGGGTTTATTCAAAGGAACCACCTAA